A single Rhinoraja longicauda isolate Sanriku21f unplaced genomic scaffold, sRhiLon1.1 Scf000578, whole genome shotgun sequence DNA region contains:
- the LOC144591108 gene encoding C-type lectin mannose-binding isoform-like, whose translation MMLMCVLVLTALLASDVAGTTDSLEPEETQQDLEMRALSEGPCAENWFYFPKLTSCYQFFSDNKTWSDAEAFCKQQAHYGHLATVISSEHDTFITNVIAAVIKGNPFVWIGLNDRCEEGTFTWIDGSPSSYRHWNRNQPDNQRNEDCGHTHYNGAWNDLPCDRKIGFVCSYKPGCH comes from the exons ATGATGCTGATGTGTGTTTTGGTGCTGACCGCACTGCTTGCCAGTGATGTGGCAG GGACGACCGATTCCTTGGAACCGGAGGAGACTCAGCAAGACCTTGAAATGCGCGCCTTATCCGAAGGGCCGTGTGCTGAAAACTGGTTTTATTTTCCTAAATTAACATCCTGTTATCAGTTTTTCAGTGACAATAAGACCTGGTCAGATGCTGAG GCGTTCTGCAAACAGCAAGCACATTACGGGCACCTGGCTACTGTGATCTCGAGTGAACACGACACGTTCATTACCAACGTGATTGCTGCAGTGATCAAAGGGAATCCATTCGTCTGGATTGGCCTAAACGACAGATGTGAG GAAGGGACTTTCACTTGGATCGATGGATCTCCATCAAGTTACAGACATTGGAATCGTAATCAACCTGACAATCAACGCAATGAAGATTGTGGGCACACTCATT ATAATGGAGCTTGGAATGACCTGCCGTGTGATAGAAAAATTGGTTTTGTTTGTTCCTACAAACCGGGCTGTCATTAG